AACTCAAAGAAATAATTTTCTCATATTGGGTTTTTACTGGTGTGTGTGGGCATGCACCCTTTTCAGCTCATTTGGGGCTTTTTACTCATCTCACTCCGCAGCCATTAGCACATATCCTggctgaaaacatgttttgaaattgaatgccaaacatttcaaattgCCTAACACTTTGGCaagaaaaaaatcccaaattattcacatttttggACGGATATGCAACTCTGTTGGCTTTCTATTGGCTCTTTCCTCAGCCAGTTGAAACTTCAAGTGACATTAGgcacatgtttgtgttttgatctTCTTTCCAGTGATGGATCCTTTCCCTATGACTCTGTCCCCTGGCAACAAAACACTAACCAGCCCCCTGGGTCATTGTCTGTGGTTACAACAGTGTGGGGCGTGACTAATACATCGCAGAGTCAGGTACGTCCTTGCAGGAACAGTCTTCAGTCTGTATTTACATCACTTCTTATACATAATCTTCACTCTGAAGATTTGTCTTTGTCTCAAATTGGTACTTATTTTTCTGTATGATGCTTTGTTAAATCCAGGTGCTGGGTAACCCAATGGCTAACAACAATAACCCCATGAACCCTGGGGGTAACCCTATGGCATCGGGTAtgtctgccagtgcagcagggCTCAACTCACCCCAGTTCAGTACTCAGCAGCAACAGTTCCCCACAAAAGGAGGCTCCAACCAGCCATACATGCAGCCGGGCATGTACGGCAGACCTGGCTACCCTGGAGGTCCTGGGGGATACAGCGGGAGGTAAGAGCCTGGATAcaactcttttttctttttctttttttttttaaatgaaagcaaTAAAATTTACTATAATGATTAAAACATGtgttctgtgattttttttttacagttattcTGGAGGCCCAAACCCCCCTCCAGGAGGTATGGGGATGACCTCCCATACACGTCCTCCTGGTGACTTCGCACAGCCAGCTGCCGCCGCTGCAGCGGCTGCTGTCGCTGCCGCCGCTGCTACAGCAACAGCCACAGCAACAGCCACCGTGGCAGCTCTGCAGGAGACTCAGAATAAAGATATGAACCAGTATGGGCAGGTATGGtacacacctgcagacagatGTTTACAGCTGTATCCACTTTCCAAAATAGGttgtaaaatacaaatatacacagaaAGCTATTATCCAGCCACCTGCTTAAGACtgaaaataatgttattaaacACTCAAACCTTCTGTTTTGCCTCCAGATGTGTTCATCGTTCCAAATGGGCCCCACTCAGGCTTACAATAGCCAGTTCATGAACCAGCCAGGCCCACGAGGCCCCCCCGGAGGCATGAATCCAGCCAGCATGGGATCAGCTATGAACAACCCTAATATGAGCGGGCCTCCCATGGGCATGAACCAGGCTCGAACCCCAGGCATGGGACCTTTTGGCGCCCATGGCCAAAGGATGCCTCAGCAAGGCTATCCCGGAGGACCTCGACAAGGCATGCCCATGCAGGGGATGAAGAGGCCATATCCTGGGGAGGTGAGTGGAAAGCTCTGTCATATAGCAACTTAATATGTGCTTTACttcttcttttacattttttttctttacctttcctTCTCCAGGCGAGCTATGGGGGCCAGCAGTACGGGCCTAACAGTCAGTTCCCACCACAGCAGGGGCAGTACCCCACATCGAATGCCTCCAGGCCGCTGCCTTCTCCTAACTATCCAGGACAGAGGATGCCAGGGCAGCAGGGCCAAGGACAATACCCACCTGGCATGCCCATGGGCCAGTACTACAAGGTCTGCTGCAACCTTCTCCATAAATGCCACATTATCCATTTTCTATACACATTTATTCTTACTTGAGGAGGGGCTGgagcctatcccagcatgcactgtgTGAAAGGCAGAGCCAGAAAAATTACCAGTCACTTTTATAGCTCTGGCCCTGAATGcaacacattttgaaaacaaGATGCATGATATTGGGCTTTGAGGACCTGTTTCAAATCATTATTGCTCTCTAATTCCTTTACAGCAAGAGCCCTTCAACGGTCAGAGCACCAACTTCTCTGGTGGTGGATACTCCTACAGCCAAGGAAATGGGGTATGTTTTCACATCCTATCCAAAGAAAAAAGTGCTGTTTGTTAACTTAAGTATGTGAAGACTTGTGAGGCATGTATGTGAAATGGATTATacagatgttttcatcatcGCACTTTCCTGTGTTTTATAGCCCCCCAGGCCCGGTAACTACCCTCACTCTCCGGTCCCTGGAAACCCCACACCCCCTATGACCCCAGGAAGTAGTATTCCACCGTACCTTTCGCCAAACCAGGATGTGAAGCCCCCATTTCCACCCGACATGAAACCAAATATGACAGCACTTCCGCCCCCTCCATGTGAGTACTCCAGCAGTTGGTTCATatgatgtatttgttttatcCTTGCGCTCTTTTCTTCTCAGAAAACTAATCCCTTGCTTTTCTTCACTTCCAGCTAACCCCAATGAGGAGCTGCGGTTGACGTTCCCAGTCAGGGACGGGGTGGTGCTGGAGCCGTTCCGTCTGGAACACAACCTGGCTGTCAGTAACCACGTCTTCCACCTTCGACCGTCCGTCCACCAGACCCTCATGTGGAGGTAAGACCACCACACAAGCCCCCGATCccatatatacatgtatgtatatacatatatataatagcCCACCTTTGTCTCTCTGGTCCTGTTATCACTGTAGGTCAGACCTTGAGCTGCAGTTTAAGTGCTACCACCACGAAGACAGGCAGATGAACACCAACTGGCCCGCCTCCGTCCAGGTCAGCGTCAACGCCACACCCCTCACCATCGAGAGGGGGGACAACAAAACCTCCCACAAACCCTTGCACCTGAAGCACGTCTGCCAACCGGGGAGAAACACCATCCAGATAACGGTCACTGCCTGCTGTTGTGTGAGTATGCACACAATGTACAAACACTGAAAGTGCAAAAAATATAATTCTTCCATTCAACAAAAAGATCAGCTGTGATGATTCTCACACAGATGAATTAACTTGGTATTCGCGTTGTGCTAAATAGACTTGAGGTTCAGCTGTCTGTAttaattctgtttattttcatgttcttGTGTTGCTTTGCAGTCCCAcctgtttgtgctgcagctggTCCACAGGCCATCTGTGCGATCCGTCCTCCAGGGGCTCCTAAAGAAGAGACTCCTTCCTGCAGAACACTGCATCACCAAGAGTATGGCTCATTTTGTCTCTTAGTGTAGTTATTATGCATAAGTACATCTCAATTACATGAGctcacatctgttttttttatggtttgttttaaatatgtcttGAAATACACCTGCAACTGTTCACAAAGTAGTACTTTCTCTCTAAAACGCTGTCTCTTTTCAGTTAAGAGGAACTTCAGCAGCGCAGCAGCCTCGGCAGGCAACACCACTCTTAATGGGGAAGACGGCGTGGAGCAGACAGCCATTAAAGTATCGCTGAAATGTCCCATTACCTTCCGGCGCATCCAGCTACCCGCACGAGGGCATGACTGCAAACATGTCCAGGTTTGTTCAGATATAAAGAGGTGGTAAAAAGTTTTTTCATGATAGATGGTCTCATATTCCCAAGAATGGGACTCATTGTGATGAGAATTTGTGGTGTTGTTCTCAACAGTGCTTTGATCTGGAGTCCTACTTGCAGCTCAACTGTGAGAGGGGGACATGGAGGTGTCCTGTATGCAAGTAAGTGTAAAATTTACTTTTTGGGGATGTAAAGATGGAACGACTGTTAAAGAGTGTCTCTAATGGATGaattctattgttttttttctcctttcagtaAAACGGCATTATTAGAAGGTCTGGAGGTGGACCAGTACATGTGGGGAATTCTAAACGCCATCCAAAAGTAGGATTTTATTccttttcatctgctgaattCACCCATAACTTTGACTTATGTGTTCTGAAATTAAACCAACACATTCCACTTTCTCCTTCAACAGTTCAGAGTTTGAGGAGGTCACTATAGACCCTACATGTAGCTGGCGACCTGTCCCCATTAAGTCTGAGCTACACATCAAAGAGGACCCTGATGGACCACTTGCCAAGCGCTTTAAGACCATGAGCCCCAGTCAGATGACCATGCCCAATGTGATGGAGATGATTGCCCAGCTAGGGCCCGGCCCTGTTCCAGGACCTGGTCCGGGGCCAGGACCAGGCCCCAGCCCCTACCCCCATCACCCAGGTCAACATGCTAGTGGCAACGGGGGAGATTACCCAGGAGCAGGTAATGAAAAGCAGCCAGGATCCTACTGTGTAGACAAATAACAGGATAGTCAGCTCATTTGTAGGAAAAGTGAGCTATTTAGCATTTTACAGCAGGAACTATTGATGTGTCTCCAGTGcattaaacaaagaaacagcCCCAAGGAGAGTTTTATGCTGAACCTCATTGCCCTGATAAAAGTTTCATAACAGTAAGAAAGTGGAACATGCATCTAAGTTATGCAACTACTTTAAAAAGATAGTTTTTTGCAACAGTAAGGATTTATCAAACAAGTTAGCACAGCCAAACTGCAGTTAGccttttgacaaaaaaatgtttgtttttgctccTTAAAGGCAATAGTTACCACAGCCAAGGGAACTTTGACTTCCCTCACGGGAACCCCGCTGGTGGAGTTGGAGGAGGCGGTGGAGGAGGTCCCCCCATGAATGACTTCATCCATGGCCCCCAGCTCTCCCACCCCCCAGATGGACCTGGTGGTCTTCTTTCTCAAGACAAGCCCCTCAGTCACGGCATGAATGACGCAGTAAGTAGGGTCGACTTACAGGGCTGATCGTGTTCTTCTGCCATTATGCTATACCAGTATGATAGTGGTGAATAAAGTATACCAATAGCTTGCAGTCACGGTGCGATTTGTGAAAAAATCAGAAGGGGGGATGTTTTtggaatgtttttattaatgaaaataaatcagaaccacAGTGGGCCTATATAGACTATGGAGCCTATTAGTCTATTTCTTGCAGCTGTTACAGTGACATTTATAAAACAATTATGAAACATGAACTTGGCCACTGCATTTGCAGGAATATTTtaatcctttttatttttttaaatcatcaagTGGGGCAATATTTTCACTGTCAGCGATGTGATGTCAAGTTCACGCCTTGTCCTTTCCTCATGCAGACACATAGGAGATGtgctcatacagtatataacaaaacaaaaggttaaatgctGATTTAACATCCCCCAACACTCCTTTCTGTCCTGTTGTAGCGCCACTCGGCCAGACGTGCTAATACACTTAATATCATTCTTACAAGTCACTTTTTAATTCAGCTCTATGCACAGCACACAGCTAACGTCACTATCAAATAGAAAATAGTCACACAACGtgctgtcatcataaaaataaataggctaCAGGATATGCCTACTTGTCTGACTGAGTCTGCTTTGATGACGGACTTATGTCCtctttttatgcttttctgTGGAGGGGTCATCCGCAATGTGTCGCCCCTCTTTTACCCACATCTCTGCAAATCTCTGTGCAGGGAAGGAGGCAACCCTTGGTCCATTTATTGCATactgattttattgttatttgcaCTACAGACTGTTCTCATGTTGCAGTGCtttacttagattttttttaaatagcctatttttattttagatattttatatggtCTGTGGGTGAAGCAGCATAAATCACTTTGAGGGGGATAAATTTTTGTCCCCACCGGGAataaaaataactcagcagATGCAGGGATATATAGACCAGTGGGGGGGGGATACCCCCCCAGCAAATCGCACCCTGCTTGTAGAAAAATGAGGAATACATTTGGTCttattttttatcttcatgCGTCTTCTGCTTATTTTGGGAATAGATGTGGAGAATATATCTGCAAAGAATCTGTcccaaactaaaaaaatgaaGCTCAGATTTGTTATGTGAACAAGGTGCAGCCTGTGCCTCTAGCCAGCATGTGTGCTCAGTCATGCTCACATACTCATGTCACCGTATAATGTTGCAGCTGTACATGTCTGCTGATCACAGCTTCCATTTCGAAAGGCCTGTTCCATATTACTCACGCTGGGACTCATTTcacttttcctccctttcttccCACCCCCTCCCGccccccttcccccctcctTAACACCCTCTCCTtcactctctgtgtctctcactGTATCTTCCTCCTTGTTTTTACACTCTCCATCTCTGTCGCTCCCTGTCTTCCTCTCGCACCTGCAGATGTCCCATCCCGATCAGTCACATAACTCCATGCAGCAGAGCTTGCATGCGTCTCCCCACCCTGGCAGCCAAACAGGGCCGCCCTTGCATCACAGTGGCCAGTCAGGGCCACCCTTGCATCACAGCGGCCAATCATCGCAGCCGCCTCGCCAGTCGCAGCCTCAGCCGCAGCCTCAGCAGCCTGGGCAGAACAGTCACCCCCACAGCGATCTGAACTTTAACCCCTCCTCAGATGGGCAGATGGGTCAGGGAGCCCAGGATATGCCTGAACCCTCCCTGGATGTAAGTGTATCTGCTTTGGGCGCCATAAGCTACCTGTTTTCAGCTAACAttgtctgctgcagctgctctcaCGTCTTTGCTTCCTGCTCTTGTTTGTGGACTCTCAATTTGattcactctcctttcagcGTCAGaaagataaacatgttttcaggtTGTTTAGCCTCGCCGCTCATCATCTCTTTCTGCCTCTTATCCACAGCTGCTTCCAGAGCTGGCCAACCCAGACGAGTTACTATCATACCTGGATCCCCCCGACCTTCCCGCCAACAGCAACGACgaccttctctccctcttcgAGAACAACTAGCACCCCTCACCTCCCATTCAAAAGCCTCCTCTGACCTACAGGAGTCGTGACGTGTTTGACTGTCCGTCCACACACACGTCACCGACCTCCGACCGACACTTCAAGCAGCTTCCTAtgctcacacacgcacacacataacacatggTCTCTCAACAGATAATGTGTGGCATAGGAGCACGGCTGAAAAGAGGCACCTGTTTCAGGAACTCCAAGGGAGAAGGCAGGAACGCCACTCATCCCCCACACTCCCTTTTTGTCCTCGTGTAAAGATTCCACGCACCAGTTCCACCGCCTCTGACTCTAAACACACCATTTACAGCCATGTTGGCGGGCACTAAAgtgatattatatatatacatatatgataTTTGTGACTTTTCAACTGAAAACTGTGCAGCTATAATCATCATGTGTGAACAACACCGAGGAGACAAGAGCCTTTGTGGGCTCTAGGAAAAGtgttgtagctttttttttattttcatgattttccTTTTGTGAGAAAAGACAAGAATccgaggggaaaaaaaacattgtctttTAAGAGTGTTTTTATCCTATTTGAAATGTGTTCTTCCAAAACTTTGGCACATGCCATGCCCTTTGACCCCCTacttccctgtgtgtgtgtgtgtgcgtgtgtgcgtgtgtgtgtgcgtgtgtgtgtgtgtgacagttgaCTAACTGGAACTCAGCACGACCTCATCAGAATCAGAGCACTGAAAGGACGAGCTAAAATGTCCTCGAGTGTCAACAGAGGAAAATGAGCGCACATTGTGCAatgttgcgtgtgtgtgtgtgtgtgtatgtttgcgtgtgtgtgtgtgtgtgtttgcgtgtgtgtgttctcttttGGAGAGAAAGTttgagacagagaaaggaagaaaaacattgaatgGAAGAACGAGAAAACAATCCACCTTGAGAGCTGTctcagtcctttttttttctccattggGTCTGCAGTCGTTCTTGTGGTATTTATTGTAACGTTTCGCTCTTCCTCATCAAATTCAGCACCATTTTTGTTCACAAGTGCATGTGTGCCAATGGCTCCTGTTGTCTTTGTCCAGCCTAAATGTGCTTGATCaaatcattttctctcatctttatatttattattttatttcaaactcatctgttcttttttaaattgtcttcctttattgtgtgttttatctttgtCCCACATTGAAACTAATCAAATACACATCACCAAAGTTCTTATACTTTTTGTTAAGGGTTTGGGCCTGGATATTACGTTGGTAAAACATCCTACAGACATCTACAGAAGTttttaaattactgtattttatagaaaacatctgtgtgattctattgacttttccttttgttgttttgttactgTTGAACTGCATCctttttttggggaaaaaacatcCTGCATGATCCAACAGTGTTTCCAAGGCTGTTGTATATACCCTTTGTGAATACTTTGTgactgtacagtactgtaccTATCTATTACTGGCAACTACAcggtactgtatgtctgttaaggactacacacacactcacaaacacatgcacacaatccCTGATAACCAGTCCGATATTGTAATGAATTGATCCAAATGCACTCTCACTGGCCTTGTTGAGTACCTGTGTATTGGTGTACGGTTTTTCCATCACCCTGTGGCAATGCATCAGTGAAAAGGAATATTTCAATTACTCAGCAGGCAAGTTATAAGTgagttatttttgttattattttctctctttttgtatCTAAAAATATGTCAGCTTTACATGAGCTGATTTTCTGTCTAAAAAGATTGTTAATGCAGCTTTGAGGTCCAAATTTCTcccaaaaatatttgtttaatattattGGAACATGCTCGTTATTTAAAGTGAGAATGTGCAAAATGCCCTTTGGATTGTTTCGAGGCCTAATATGAACTTTTGATAACCATACTTTGCAAAAATGTGTGAACAtgatttgtgtattttcatcacattttatattgtttcaagttttaagttattattttatgtcCAGTGTTTTTAATGACAGGTATAATTTGGTTTACACAGTTTTATGCAGTACAGTCAATGAATTTAAAGTATGCTGTGTGTTGGAAGCTAAAAGTTCCCCAGTTTGAGATTTGTAATCCTTTTGAAGAACCAAATATGTCTTTACTGGTCTTTAAAGTTGATCAAATCACCTGCATATGACACAGCTGAAGGAtcagatgttgtttttcttcGTTTATATGTTTGTTGAAGACAATGCACTGCCGCGTTGGGATATTTTATCTCCCTACACAGTGTGTAACTGTAACctttcacaaaaacacatctaGAAATTTGAGCGATACATATTGTACTGTCTGAATGCAGACAATGGAAATTGAGTTGAGGATTTAAAAGAGAATGCAATTaacattataaaatgaaatttgGGGGGAAACTTCCTCCTGTTTGCATTACAAGGGGAGATTGTGGCAAAGGGTGGGGTGGGGATGTAAGGGATATGTGTATATAATGTAAATGACAAATAGAGACACGTTAAcagaaatgtattcattttctcCAGGGGGAGTGTGCATAGTGTATTTAGAATTTGTAAAGCTTGCATCCTCCTGTCAGACATTGAATTGGGAAAAtgagtctgtgtttgattgCGTCTGTGCAGACCTCTCTAACCACGCCTGTTCATTAATGTAAGATACTTTATGTACCCCTCCACGCGGGGTTTCcaagaaaaaagacaattttCCTTTGTGTAATATTAAACTTCTGTGTATTTCTCTATTACCTGTGTACTTTATAAAGGTGCTACAAAATTATTAAAACCTTTTGAGGTATAATTGGGACTTGGAGACATTGAGCCTCGAGTGGCTCTTAGGGGTTGTTTCCAAATTTACAGTTTGTAAAAAATTTTGTCAAATTTATAATTTTTATGCAATTTGGCAAAAATATGCTATAAAGGTACAATCTGAAGTGATTGGCACAACAAGTGGCAGTTGTCTCTTTGGTTTTGTACATTCTATGTACAATCATTTCATATTCTAAACTGGTcagaaaaacattgtgatttTTAGTCTTGCAAATCTGTATGTAGTTAGATGACGTGACATCCTAATATTTATCTAATAAATATGTATTCAGATGAAACATATTCAATGTCCTGTGTCTCTTGACATACAAAGTGCAACCAGCATAATTAAGCCAGCACATACTCCACAATCATCAAAAAAAAGATACATAGTTTTTGCAATTAGACTCACacatgaaatacataaaaaatcaTTGCACATGTCAATAGTGTTTTTTTACAAGCTGGAATAGCACAAAGTTGATAAAtaagtgtttttcacagaagatgttttgacatgtcacagtaggaaaagcacagtggtaaataataaaattaacgATGTCTGAATTCAATTTAgcagcttcagtttcagggtcctggtattgtgcaagCTGGtgtcgttaatgttattagtaacacctgttcttttcctactatgaaaagttcaaatatctgctgtgaaaaaggtctatttcACCACGTAAATAATTAGTTAATTCATAAGCTAACAGTAGTTATTTAAAATGTAGACATGCAAATCTCTTATCAAGTGAGCAGAAATGTATACGAAAGAAAGCAGATTGATTCAATTAGTGTAGCAAAtcatttgcagctttttttttcttgattaattagTGAGTCACAGATTGGAGCTGTAAAACTACTGTGAGCGTCTGAGCAATGGGGTGAGTGATCCACATAgcttaaacaaaaataaactcaGTAATTCTGCGACTGCATCAGGATTCTTGAGGTAAATTTCAACAACCAAAAAGGTCCATATAGAGGAATGTGAAAAACCAGCACTCAGTGTCATATTCACCGTGGTTCTGATCCATTCAGTGTACCTGAGATTACTATACTAAGACTAATGATGTTGATGATAAAGTTCCCTCCTGGCTGGCGTCAGTCAACTTTGGCAACATCTGAAGGGCACCAAATAATAGGGATATTAAAATTAGCATCATcatgcattttcagatttaCAGGCATCACTGTTTGTCATGAAGATGAAACATTGATAGATTTACTGGGTAAGCAACATCAAAGCTAACTTTGGCTTTGTAGTTGATAAgaacaatattttatatatatatatatatatatatatatatatatatatatatatatatatatcaactatttaaaaaagtgtttttggtcttATCTTCCTGCAGGTGATACAGATGCAGTTTCACATACATACTGATGACCACTTGACAGGAACATTATAAAGTTGTAAAATCCCAGTTTTGGACAAATTGCCAACCCTATTTTGGGCACAAATGAAGCAAGTAAGGTTTGGTATTTGGACAATGTAACATTTGTTTAAAGGGGGAATTGTTTCTCATCACAGTCAGTAGTTTAAAGCAGGAAAACAGTGATCTGATCCAAagtgaacaaagacaaaacaaagcagaatgGAAAAGACACTTCTGGTGCCCactaattgaaaaataaatatgactgaatgagagaaatattgtaagctttgtaaatgttaCCAGTGAGCCAAACAGTCTTCATCTAAtctaaattaattcattaattttttattgttgaGTTATATAAACAAAGTCAAATATTCTTGTTTAAAGGATGAACAGGATAACACACCAAGTTACTCAGAGACagagtataaaataaataaaaagcagtcTAGGAGTTCTTTGCAAAATCAGATCTCTGGATTGAAGTTGAAGTTGTTCCTAAATCTCCCACGTGATGTCGCTGTTTAGGCCTCCACCGCTGTGTGACGTCACACGTAAACATCAGCAGCACCCATGGCCTGCAGGTCACCCTGTCAGCTGATGAGCCATGTATCAGGTTAAAAACCGCATGAGATACAGCCCGCTGGGCATCGCCGCTGCCAGGCTGCTGTCCTCCGGTCCCGCCGTGAACCCGGTCGTGTTTCTGGACATCGAGGCCGACAAAGAGCCTCTTGGAAGAATAATCATCGaggtagctagctagctataaGCGTTAGCCTCTCCACCTGCAGCATGTCTCAGTAGTCAAACATGCACATATAAGGGCAGTGCTTTGCATAGTGTAACCCATGAATTTCAATGTGATTTGTATTATCTTGCAGTTGAATGCAGataaagtgccaaaaactgtaGGTACGTTCAACGGCTAATATCCATAATATCACTACAGTAGTTAAAGTTTTAGCTGCCCCTGTTTTGTGTCGATACTAATAAACAGACATCTGTTTTCATTTGGCAGAAAACTTCAGAGCACTGTGTACCGGGGAGCATGGCTTTGGATATAAAGGATGTGTGTTTCACAGGGTCATACCTGAGTTCATGTGTCAGGTAAGATCACAGTGAAGATATTATAAATACAGGTGTAGAGTTTATTGTCTGTTGATGCTGCATGTCCTCTGTCACAGGGGGGAGATATCACCAAACACAACGGCACAGGAGGGAAGTCTATATATGGCAAAACCTTCAAAGatgaaaactttaaattaaaacacactggaGCAGGTACATCTCTACTTTATCTCAAGGACAAAACAGACAATCCTGCATCCATCCATGATTCATTTTTTCACGCATCTGTGCTTTGGAGTGTTTTGTTTAGTGCTGAAAAAAGTAGTCAATTgaatcagtggttctcaaagtgagGTCCAAAGACCCTCAGGGGTCCATGAGAGGTTTTCCAGgggggtttcatacactttctgttacaaaacatctaaaagcataaatcttatcagatgggggattTAAtcgtcatttatcaagcaaaaatgccaagtATTCTCGAGTTCCAGTTTCCCAAATGTGGGGATTTGCtggtttattctgttttatatcattgtaaattgaatatattaaggtttttattatttgttcagacaaaacaagtaagtCCAAGACTGTTCTTGtaacattattttactttgatcAGTCAATTGAAAAAACATTCAGCATATTGAGTGATTAGGAACATAATTCTAGACAGCAGGTTTTATTATGTGTATACTGTGACACACTCTTTCCTAACAGTATCATTTTGTCAGGTTTTGTATTGGCTGTATTTCATATACCTGCCtctccactagatggcagtgcTAATCTCATACAGCACTAAAATCACTGGCTATATGGATTTTGCAATCCCCAGGTGAATGACCTACTTTCTAGTCAACAGGCACTAATCAAAATAACTCCTTGCTTGAATAAACTTAATCCACATGCTGATTATTTTGTGCTTCATTTTAAACTATTGCATGTTAAAGTTTGCGTCAGTTtcagaaaagagaaacaggCCTTCATCTAACACAGCTGTTGACTTGTCATGCTTCTTTTGTGCTGCAGTCAGGCCTGAACACAGTTTTCATTGGTTCACTGGTGAAAGGAGGTCAAGATCTTGTTGACTGCAtaacatttaattgatttatttgttggCTTTTCATTCTCTGCAGGAACCCTTTCAATGGCTAATTCAGGGCCAAACACCAACGGCTCGCAGTTCTTTATCAGCACGACTAAGACCGAATGGTAAAATACTCTTTAATGAGCCATTTTTACTTGCTGCATTCAAATGTAATCACTTACCAGCTGCTAAAACCagtttctgtgtctctgtctcctcacaGGCTTGATGGTAAACACGTGGTGTTCGGGCAGGTGAAAGAAGGGATGGACATTGTCACCAAGATGGAATCCTTTGGTTTACACGACGGCGGTGTGATCAAGAAAATTGTCATAACTGACTGCGGGGAAATCAAATAACACCTAAACTCACACATGGAC
This genomic interval from Thunnus thynnus chromosome 14, fThuThy2.1, whole genome shotgun sequence contains the following:
- the zmiz1a gene encoding zinc finger MIZ domain-containing protein 1a isoform X1, yielding MNTLPSMDRHIQQTNDRLQCIKQHLQNPANFHSAATELLDWCGDPRAFQRPFEQSLMGCLTVVSRVAAQQGFDLDLGYRLLAVCAANRDKFTPKSAETSTCRRCQSDSALLSSWCEELGRLLLLRHQKSRQNESQGKVPMQPSMNSMKPGLTHSDGSFPYDSVPWQQNTNQPPGSLSVVTTVWGVTNTSQSQVLGNPMANNNNPMNPGGNPMASGMSASAAGLNSPQFSTQQQQFPTKGGSNQPYMQPGMYGRPGYPGGPGGYSGSYSGGPNPPPGGMGMTSHTRPPGDFAQPAAAAAAAAVAAAAATATATATATVAALQETQNKDMNQYGQMCSSFQMGPTQAYNSQFMNQPGPRGPPGGMNPASMGSAMNNPNMSGPPMGMNQARTPGMGPFGAHGQRMPQQGYPGGPRQGMPMQGMKRPYPGEASYGGQQYGPNSQFPPQQGQYPTSNASRPLPSPNYPGQRMPGQQGQGQYPPGMPMGQYYKQEPFNGQSTNFSGGGYSYSQGNGPPRPGNYPHSPVPGNPTPPMTPGSSIPPYLSPNQDVKPPFPPDMKPNMTALPPPPSNPNEELRLTFPVRDGVVLEPFRLEHNLAVSNHVFHLRPSVHQTLMWRSDLELQFKCYHHEDRQMNTNWPASVQVSVNATPLTIERGDNKTSHKPLHLKHVCQPGRNTIQITVTACCCSHLFVLQLVHRPSVRSVLQGLLKKRLLPAEHCITKIKRNFSSAAASAGNTTLNGEDGVEQTAIKVSLKCPITFRRIQLPARGHDCKHVQCFDLESYLQLNCERGTWRCPVCNKTALLEGLEVDQYMWGILNAIQNSEFEEVTIDPTCSWRPVPIKSELHIKEDPDGPLAKRFKTMSPSQMTMPNVMEMIAQLGPGPVPGPGPGPGPGPSPYPHHPGQHASGNGGDYPGAGNSYHSQGNFDFPHGNPAGGVGGGGGGGPPMNDFIHGPQLSHPPDGPGGLLSQDKPLSHGMNDAMSHPDQSHNSMQQSLHASPHPGSQTGPPLHHSGQSGPPLHHSGQSSQPPRQSQPQPQPQQPGQNSHPHSDLNFNPSSDGQMGQGAQDMPEPSLDLLPELANPDELLSYLDPPDLPANSNDDLLSLFENN
- the zmiz1a gene encoding zinc finger MIZ domain-containing protein 1a isoform X2 — translated: MNTLPSMDRHIQQTNDRLQCIKQHLQNPANFHSAATELLDWCGDPRAFQRPFEQSLMGCLTVVSRVAAQQGFDLDLGYRLLAVCAANRDKFTPKSAALLSSWCEELGRLLLLRHQKSRQNESQGKVPMQPSMNSMKPGLTHSDGSFPYDSVPWQQNTNQPPGSLSVVTTVWGVTNTSQSQVLGNPMANNNNPMNPGGNPMASGMSASAAGLNSPQFSTQQQQFPTKGGSNQPYMQPGMYGRPGYPGGPGGYSGSYSGGPNPPPGGMGMTSHTRPPGDFAQPAAAAAAAAVAAAAATATATATATVAALQETQNKDMNQYGQMCSSFQMGPTQAYNSQFMNQPGPRGPPGGMNPASMGSAMNNPNMSGPPMGMNQARTPGMGPFGAHGQRMPQQGYPGGPRQGMPMQGMKRPYPGEASYGGQQYGPNSQFPPQQGQYPTSNASRPLPSPNYPGQRMPGQQGQGQYPPGMPMGQYYKQEPFNGQSTNFSGGGYSYSQGNGPPRPGNYPHSPVPGNPTPPMTPGSSIPPYLSPNQDVKPPFPPDMKPNMTALPPPPSNPNEELRLTFPVRDGVVLEPFRLEHNLAVSNHVFHLRPSVHQTLMWRSDLELQFKCYHHEDRQMNTNWPASVQVSVNATPLTIERGDNKTSHKPLHLKHVCQPGRNTIQITVTACCCSHLFVLQLVHRPSVRSVLQGLLKKRLLPAEHCITKIKRNFSSAAASAGNTTLNGEDGVEQTAIKVSLKCPITFRRIQLPARGHDCKHVQCFDLESYLQLNCERGTWRCPVCNKTALLEGLEVDQYMWGILNAIQNSEFEEVTIDPTCSWRPVPIKSELHIKEDPDGPLAKRFKTMSPSQMTMPNVMEMIAQLGPGPVPGPGPGPGPGPSPYPHHPGQHASGNGGDYPGAGNSYHSQGNFDFPHGNPAGGVGGGGGGGPPMNDFIHGPQLSHPPDGPGGLLSQDKPLSHGMNDAMSHPDQSHNSMQQSLHASPHPGSQTGPPLHHSGQSGPPLHHSGQSSQPPRQSQPQPQPQQPGQNSHPHSDLNFNPSSDGQMGQGAQDMPEPSLDLLPELANPDELLSYLDPPDLPANSNDDLLSLFENN